The nucleotide window TATTGATTTGTCGGGGAAAGAATTGTATTCGACAAGCATTCAATCATATGAACTGACTTTTGAATGGAATCCATTCGATGAGAATTTGATCGAGGTTTCTGCATTTACTGAAGACTGGGATTTCAATAGTTATTTATTGGATTTAAAGAGCAATAACCTGAAAGAAATCAAACTGCCAGAGCCTTTTGTAAGATGGATTTCTGAGGATGACCTTGTTTATCAGGAGTGGGACGAGGACGGGATTTCACTTAAAGCCCCGTTACGAATCTTTTCTTTGAAAGGAAACAAAACTGAAACCCTAGTCGAAGATGTATACCAATTTGATTCTCAAGGACCATACCTAATGGCTGTAAAAGTTAATGAAGAAGAAAATCAAGAATCGGGACTGTATGCCTTCTTCAGGAATGGTGGCAAATCGGTTGGAAGTATCGAGGCTCCGTTTTTAACTTCTTTTTCTGGATGGGTGGTTCCCTTTTATGATTTAATGGAAAATGGAAAGAATTTTATTTATTTGCGGGCAACAGAGCAGGGTGAAGCGGACCTTTACGATAGAGGATTTGATTTAATGCGTTATCATTTAGATACAGGTAACGACGAAGTACTCTTCACCGAAATGGCCAACGAGCCACTTTCCTGTTCTCCCTCAGGTGAATTGTGCCTGTACGGTTTCCAGTTTGATAAAGTCTTGAATATTGAGACTAAAGAGATAATTGATCTCGTTCACTAATTTTTTTCAAGGAGAGATATTAATGGCAATTGTTGATGTAACAGTGATCCCAATCGGAACACAGACACCAAGTGTCAGTTCCTATGTAGCAGATATCCAAAGAATTCTTAAGCAGTATGAAGATCAGGGCAAAATCCAATATCAACTTACACCGATGAATACCTTGATAGAGGGTGAACTTCCCGTTTTGTTTGAGGTAATCCAGGCAATTCACGAAGCACCTTTCAATGCTGGCATCCAGCGAGTAGCCACAAATATCCGGATTGATGACAGACGTGATGTGAAAAGAAAGATGCAGGATAAGGTTAACAGAGTAAATGAATTGCTGCAGAAATAGAAAACGAAAAAAAGACCACCCATTACAGGTGGTCTTTTTGTGTCCGAATTAATGCGCTACTGGGAATCCGGAGTTAAGGACTGTCATGACTGTGAACCAGCCAATAACCAGGAATGTTCCTCCACCAAACACGATACCAAGAATGTTTTTGTTTTTAAGTGCCGAGAATGTTGCATAGCCGGCAAGCAGTGTAATTAATGCGCAAAGAATAGCAAAACCCATGGAAAAGCCCCCTTCATAAATTAGGCAGGCATAAAGCCTGTTTGTTGAATAAGTTTGATTGAATTTTAGGCGGCAGCCTGTTATGTAATGACAAGCATACACTCGTTTTATATTTTATATTTTTTTTACACCATTTGTCGAGGTCTAAAAACTCAACTTTCACCTCATATGCCCTTACTATACCCAATATCAGGTCAGTATAATGGTTTATTGTAAAATAAATGCCTTCCGTACTCGTAAAAACAAGATGTTCTTCTATTTGCAGGAGAGCCATTTCACTCTGAACTTCGCTGCCGTCTGTAAATCTGAAGGCTGATAAATCATTAGCAAATAGAAAAACATCATCACCAGCTTGAAAACCATAATCGAAAAAATCTTCTCCAGTTGTTCCTTCTGTTTTTATCAATTGATGCGTTTCTTCATAAAGGTCTGCTTCTGACATCAAGCCTGAAGCTACATCTGCCATTTGCTGATCATGATAAATATAAATATTTTCATGAACAAGAAGCGGAGGTGCAGCAGATTGAAGAAACTGTTCAAAGTCATCCAATTCTGAAAGTAAAGGGCTAGCCTCAATTCCAATGAAAGCTTTCACTTAGCAGCCTCCTTTGTACTTAGTTGTGCGAAACGAATGAATTGTGATTTAATAACTCATCAGGTTTGCTCATCAGGGCACATGAGCTTTTCGATCGCAATCCTTAAAACTTGCCTGACAATAGTGTAAAATAAATGTATTAATAATACCACTAGAAGCTGGAGGCTATTTTGATGAAATGGAAACAGATTCCCCTAGGTCCTTTACAAACGAATTGCTATATCGTCTATGATGAAAACAAATCATGCTTGATTGTCGATCCTGGTGACAATCCGAAAAAGCTTGCAACCGTGCTAGAACAACTGGAATTGCATCCTGAAGCAATTGTGCTCACGCATGCTCATTTCGATCATATCGGGGCAGTGGATAGAATAAGAGATAAGTACGGAATCAAGGTATATATTCATGAGAAAGAAAAGGATTGGCTATCAGATCCTGCTTTGAATGGTTCAAAGCATTTTATGCTTAATGAGCCAATCAAAGCACGTCCTGCTGACCATTTGATTAAAGATGAAGGTGCCATGACAATTGGCAGCTTTAAATTAGAAGTGTTTGAAACCCCTGGACATTCTCCAGGAAGTATATCGATTTATTTTCAAGATGCAGAGTTTGTCCTCGCAGGAGATGCTCTGTTTAACGGCAGCATCGGAAGGACGGACTTGCCGGGTGGCAACCATAATCAATTAATCAGAAGCATCCATGAAAAGCTGCTCGTATTGCCGGAGCAAACAGAGGTGCTTCCTGGCCATGGACCGACAACCTCCATTGGTATAGAGATGGATTCGAATCCTTTTTTAAACGGATTTTAATAAGGTAGCAGAAGAACAAAAAGCGCAAGCGCCTCGTTCAGCCCCGACAAGCGCTGGAGGGCCGACCTGTGAAGTCGTTCTTTGACTTCATTGGGCGGACCGAAGCGACTCGAGGGGCTAGGCTCTGGAGCTGGATTAAGAAAACCCGTATAGTTATCCTTTATAATTTTCCTAGTAAGCAAGGAAAGCCCTTCTCAAAGAGAAGGGCTTTCCTGGGGGGATGTTCTATTCATATCATGGGAGGGGATATAGTTAAGCTACTACTAAAACAATATAATATCAAAAACACTATGTCAATAGTGAAAACTTTTTTTCGAGGAGTTAATATGAAAGAAATTATTAGACAGATTATTGACGCTTCTCCGGAGAAAATGATTTCATATGCTGAGTATATGGAACAGGCACTCTATCACCCGGAGGAAGGTTATTACATAAAGGAACGCCAAAAAATCGGCAAAGAAGGAGACTTTTATACTTCCAGCAATGTTTCCGATGTATACGGCAAATTGATAGGGAAATGGTTTGCGAAACATTCAAGAAAACTGGGTCTGCCGCCATCTGTTTGTGAAGTAGGAGCAGGGAATGGCCGGTTTGCACGGGCATTTATTCAGGGTTGGAATGAATTGAATGATGAGAGGCTGACCTACTCTATCATTGAAGCCAGCCCTTATCATCGTAAGCTTCAAGAAGCGGAGTTGAAAGGGCTAGAAGAAGTGAAGATCCTTTACGCTAGTACTTTTGCAGATACGGGCATGAAACAAGGACTGATTTTTTCGAATGAATTATTTGATGCTTTCCCAGTCCATGTCGTCGAAAAAAGTGAGGGTATCGTGAGAGAAGTTTTCGTGGGCCTTGATTATGGATGTTTAAAAGAAATCATGGTTCCGGTAAAGGATGAACGGATTATCTCTTTTTTTAAAGGACCAAGAACTTGAACTGGCAGAAGGACAAAGAATGGAGATTCCGCTTGCTTATGAACCGTTCATTAAATCTATCTCCGAAAACTTAACAAAAGGCCTCGTGTTGACTGTCGATTACGGATACACGAAAGAAGAATGGATGAACCCATCGAGGAGGCCGTGGGAGCTTAAGGGGATATTATCAGCATCAGATGCATCATGATGTTTTGCAGCATCCGGGAGAGATGGATATTACTAGTCATGTGCATTTTGATGTACTCAAATTAATTGGGGAGAAATACAGCCTGAACTTTATGCAAAAAATGAGACAGGATGAGTTCCTTCTAGCTGCAGGCATTTTAGAAGAGCTTGCTGACCACAATGACCCTAATCCGTTTTCTGCTGAAAGTAAGCGAAATCGCGCTATACGAAGTCTGATCTTGCCAGGGGGCATCAGCCAGTCCTTTGATGTCGTTGTTCAAACGAAGGGGCTGGATCATACAAGTGGGAAATTATTTTAATATACGCGTATCAAATAAAAAAAGCGATGTATAAACATCGCTTTTTTTATTTGAGCGTAACAATTGATCAATGTCCAGCTCCACCTAAAGGCATCATAAATGTTGACCAGTAAGTAAATCCAGCAAAGAAAACCGTTAAGTATGCGCCGAAAACGTAGATGTACATACGCTCAGACAGTTTCAAGTAACTTAAAAGCAAGAAAAATCCAGTTTGACCAAAGAAAATCAAGGACGTCGTATACATGTGACCCAAGAAAAACATCACAGCAAAGATTCCCGTCCAGAATCCTAAAACTCTGTACATACGATCCAAAGATATCCCTCCTTTACCCTACAAGTCCATCACTATCATATTATAAAGTAAAGTGGAGTGAAAAGTAAACAAGGATTGATTATTGTGCAATAACAGCTTGATAGGAACAAGAGTCACAGCCTGTGAACATGTTCTCTTTTTCGATCAGCTCGATATCACCAAACAGGGATTCGAACATTCCACGCAAAAATTCATAGTGCATATTGCACACTGTTTCTGTATGTTCCATTGCGACTTCCTTGAAAGGACAGTTGAATATCTGGAAGTAAATCTTAGTCTTTTCGCTGTTAGTTTCGAATTCAGGATAAAAACCAGCTAGGGTCGCAGCATTCTTGATTGAGTTCAGTTTATGCTCAAACGTCATTTCAGCTGACATATGTGGGTGTCGGGTGACTTCTTGTTCAATCAGTTCTTCCCCGAAACGTTTTCCTGTCATATACAATGCTTTTTTTCCTGCTTCTCCAAGCGACATCATTGTTGTCATTAGGATCTTCGACAATAGCTGGTAATCCCGGAATGGGAAGTGAAGCTGGATCACTTCATCGGACAGTCGGTATAGTCTGCTTGGACGTCCTCCTTTTCCAGTCTTTTTCGTTTCTGAAATCAGCATGTTCACATCTTCAAGTTTCGATAAATGCAGCCTTGCCACATTTGGATGGATATCAAAATTGTCGGCGATTTCCTGGACAGTGACGTCCTTATGTCTTTTTGTAATGTATTGATAAATATAATAACGCGTTGGGTCAGACAAAACACTTGTAATCTTTAATGTTTGCTCCATCTTAGTTCACCTCAGACCACTAATTTGCCTTCATTATAATACAGAGGAAAATAAGGTTTACACTGTTTGCACTATATGTTTAGAAAATGTTCACAACTAAATGGCGAAATGATGACAAAATAGTATACAAAAGTTATACAAAAGTTATACAATGTGTATATAAGATAATTCGATCGCCGGGAGGTTAACTTAATGGAAGAGCTGACGTTTTATTCATATCCAAGCTGTACTTCATGCCGTAAAACAAAAAAATGGCTGGTTTCAAACAGCGTAAAATTCAATGAACGCCATATGTTCAGAGATACTCCAACAAAAAAAGAACTTCTGCAGATTTTATCGCTCACGACTGAAGGCTTTGATGAACTGCTTGCAACAAGGGGAGAAACTTACAAAAATTTGGGAGTGGATATGGAAGACCTGCCGCTTTCAGAAGTAATCAGACTCGTCATAAAGGAACCGAAGCTGCTTAGACGGCCGATTTTGACTGATGGCAAAAAGTTGATTGTTGGATTTAACCCTGATGCCTTGAAAAAAATCGGGAAATAAATGAAAAAACGGAAGCACAACGCTTCCGTTTTTTGTGTACTGGGCTAGCTGGATTCGAACCAACGCATGACGGAGTCAAAGTCCGTTGCCTTACCGCTTGGCTATAGCCCAATAATTGCACTTGCTGACGTTACGCTAGTTATTATGATAAGAATTGTCACTTTTTATACACATTTAAATCGGATTTCTTGCAGGAAAGGAAAAGTGTATGACGAAATCTTTCTCTATATCCGAAAAAGGTGGTGCATCCTTATTGTTAAATCAATCGAACAGCTAGCGGATAATGTTTTGAAAGATGCTTTTAGAAGTGGCGCGTCGGACATTCATATTATCCCCCGTGAAAAAGACACACTGATTAAATTCAGGCTCGGTAATCAGCTGCTTCCCCGGTACACGCTTGACCAGGCTGATTGTGAACGGCTCATATCCCACTTCAAATTTACAGCATCAATGGATATTGGTGAAAAAAGACGGCCTCAAAGTGGTGCGTTTACTTATCAATATCAAGAAATGAAGATTGGCTTAAGGATCTCTACGCTTCCAGCCTACCAGAGTGAAAGCATGGTCATCCGTCTCCTTCCCGAACAAAACCAAACTCCTTCATACCAAATTTCATTATTCCCATCCACATCAAAAAAACTGATTTCCCTACTTAAACACGCACATGGTTTGATTATTTTTACTGGCCCGACAGGCAGTGGCAAGACGACAACTTTATATTCGATGCTTTCTGAAACCTCGGATTTGGTGAATCGTAATGTCATTACGCTAGAAGATCCAATCGAAAAGCCGAGTGACACAGTGCTGCAGGTCCAGGTCAATGAACGCGCCGGAATATCATATTCTGCCGGACTGAAAGCAATCCTCCGGCATGACCCGGATATTATAATGGTTGGGGAAATTCGGGATAAAGAGACTGCTGAAACGGCGATAAGAGCAGCGCTCACAGGACATCTTGTCCTGACAACGATGCATACAAGGGATGCCAGAGGAGCGATTTACAGGCTGATTGAATTCGGGATTAATTGGCTTGAGATTGAACAAACATTGATCGCAGTTACGGCACAGAGACTCGTTGAGCTGACTTGCCCTTACTGCGAAGGTACATGTTCGCCATTTTGCTATTCATCAGGCAGCGGCAAAAGAGGAAATGTTTTTGAAATCCTTACCGGGAAGGATTTATCTGCAGTACTGAAGGAAGCAAGAGGGGAACTCCAGAGCTATCATTATAAAACTCTCAAAGATGCAATCCGTAAAGGCATCGCGCTGGGGTTCATCAAGGAATCAGAATACCAGAGGTGGGTTCTCAATGATGGAGAGTAAGTGGACTGTCGCTGAACAGGCCCGGTTCCTCAAAAGGAGTGGGGAACTGCTGTCACGGGGTTATTCTTTGGCGGAAGCGATGGAATCCATGACTTTTTACTTGGAGAAAAATAGGAAAGAGGAGGTTAAAAGAAGCCTTGAAAAGCTGCGTGAGGGCTTTCCCTTATATTTGATTCTTGCAGAATTGAAATTTAAAAAAGACCTGGTCAGCTATGTTTACTTTGCCGAGCAGCATGGCGGACTGGACCGTACCTTATCAGAGGGCAGCGACATGGTCCTTAAGCGGGAAGCAGATTACCAGAGATTAAAAAGGCTTGGCGCATATCCAATATTTCTAGTATTGCTTACGTTTATATTGTTTTTTTTCGTCAACAGGGTTTTGCTGCCGAAATTCAATTCACTTTTCACAGACATGAATCTTGCCCCCAATATTTTTATGGAAACCATCGCAGCGGCAGCTAATATTCTTCCTTTCATGCTCTATTTTCTTCTTAGTCTCACTACATTTCTTGTCTTATACTACCTCATTAGCTTTAAGAACCTTCACCCACTAAAACAAAAATTGATGCTTGTGAAGCTGCCGTTTGCTGGCAAATTTATCAGGCTTTTTTACTCACACTATTTCTCGGTTCAGCTAAGCTATTTGTTTTCTGGCGGCCTTTCAGTGCTTGCTGCATTGAAGGTGTTCGAGCAAAATCTCCATGAACCTTTTTCAAGGGAATTAGGCAAGGATTTGATTTCGAAGTTGGCTGCCGGGCAAGATTTTGACAGAGCAGTGGGAGAGTACCAGTTTTTTGAAGCTGAGCTTTCGAGGATCATCAGGCATGGACAAAAAAATGGCAAGCTTGACCAGGAGCTTTATTTTTACAGCAGGCATTGCCTGAAAGAACTCGAAGAAAAAACGGAAAAGGTGCTGAAAACAGTGCAGCCCATTTTATACAGCTTCATTGGCCTGATTGTCGTTTCACTGTATCTAGCCATCTTGTTGCCGATGTTCCAAATGATGAAAGGGATTTAAGCATTTTCTTAATGCGAAAATATAAAGGAGAATAGAGGATGAAAAATCAAAAGGGCTTTACTTTAATTGAAATGATGATTGTTTTATTCGTAATTTCCGTACTTCTTATCATTACAGTCCCCAATATATCTTCACATAGTTCTAATATCAATAAGAAGGGCTGCGAGGCTTATATGAAAATGGTCGAAGCCCAGGTACAGGCGTACAAAATTGATAAAAATGGGACTCCTACGATTGCGCAGCTTCAGAGTGGGGGTTACTTAAAAGGTGAAGCAGCCGCTTGTCCTGACGGAACTGCAATTGAGATTACTGCAGAAGGGATTGTTCAGAAATCTTCAACTACACCTGGCTCATGATGAACAACTCTGACGGTTTTACATTGGTCGAAATGCTGATTGTACTTTCAGCCTTCCTGATGCTTACCCTCACATCAACCTTCCTGTTTTCACCCCAAAAGGACATGCTTGAAAAGGATCTTTTCTTTTCGCAATTAAGAACCGACCTTCTATACAGCCAGCAATATGCGATCTCCCATCAAGAAACAATTACTGTCCATATCATGCCGGAAAATAATTATTACTATATCCGCGGAACCGATTATGCTGCACCGTATTTGTCCCAGAGACATTATTCTTCAAGAATCAAGCTGAAAAAAGGGACGATGAATCTGGTATTTCACTACATGCCTGATGGGAATATCGATAGCTTCGGGTCTTTATATGTCACAGCCGGTTCGAAGAAATACAAGTTAATGATCCAAATTGGAAAGGGAAGGTTCTATGTTTTGGAGGAATGATGGTTTTTTCCTTAGTGAAATGCTGCTATCACTGGCTGCGTTTTTGATGGGTAGTGCAATATTGCTGCCGATTGCCATTCATGTCATCAACCAGACAGTGGAGTCCGAAAAAAAAGCAACAGCGATCAATTTATTGTATGACGAACTGATGTACTTAAAAATCACAGGTGTATATTCTGGGAGAAGAGAGATTGAACAGAATGGCGATCAGTATGAAGTGGTGGTCACTAAGATTGAGGAAGATTCTTCGTGGGAGGTTTGTATTCATTATGATCTATTACAGAAGCAATATGAAAAATGTGCTCCCGCAGAGTGAGAAAGGCTTCACCATGGTTGAAATGCTTTTATCTGTACTGCTATTTTTGCTGATCGTCTCAATGCTGCCGTTAGGTATGAAAATTATCCTTGATAATCGTGTAGCTGATACTGCAGTAAGGAAGATGGAGTGGGAGGTCTTCAGCAGCCAGGTGAAAAAGGAAATCCGGTCAGCACAGCAGCTTACAGTCCAGTCTGATAAGCTTTTGATGAAGGTTGATGGGCAATTCATTCTTTATGAAAAATATGCTTCCAGTATGAGGAGGAGAGTGAATTATCAGGGGCATGAAATTTTGGTCCAAAATCTATCCAGCTTCAGCTTTGGCAAAATAGCTGATGGTGTCGAGATAAAGGCAAAGAGTGTACAAGGAGGGAATTATTCTGTTAGGATACACCAATTTTATCAAACGGGGGGTGTGGAGCCATAAATCAAAAAGGTTTTATGTATCCGCTAACGATGATCTTTTTGCTACTGATTTCCTTTTATTTACTGATACTGACCGAGAATTATCTAGCAGGGAAAAGATTCGCGAATGAAACAGAGACAATACGATTACAGGAGTACTATATGATGTGTTCGGTAAAACAGGCTGCGACCATGCTGAAGGAGGGCAATTTACCGGCTTCAGGCATATTGACCTATGAGTTAGGGAATGTTGCCTATCAGAGACAACCTCTGTCAGTAAGTTTGGATGAAGTGACATTCAACCTTAACCTTGACAGTGGGGAAAAGGCTCTTGGCATTGGCCAATATGACAAGGTGACTGGTGCGATGGTAAGATGGAGAGAAAAGAATTGACGGGTGATTATGTTAATGAAAGCTGTATATTTAATTGGGTTCATGGGATCTGGCAAGACGACGGTATCACATGAATTGGCCAAAAAGCTGAAAGTGGCTTTATTTGACACAGACCAGGAGATTGTCAAATTGGCCGGAAAGACAATAAATGAAATTTTTGCAATTGATGGTGAAGAGTATTTTCGTGAAATGGAGTCTAAGGTTTTACATGCTATGCCTCTAGTTGATGCCGTTGTCTCCACAGGAGGAGGAATTATTGGCTGCGAAAGGAACAGGTTGTTCTTAAAAGAAAAAATGAATGTAGCCTTCTTGAATGCGAATTTCAATACCATCATGGAGAGACTGAAAGATGATGATACCAGGCCGTTATTAAGTCATGACAATCTGAATGCTGCTGAAAAACTGTACAAACTCAGACTCCCACTATATCGAGAGTCAGCAAATATTGAGGTCGATGCCTCTGGTAAATCAGTTTCAATGATCGCCGATGAAATCATCCAGCGTATGAAAAAGTAAGTCATGGTTATACTTGTTAACGTATGAAGGATGGTGTAACCATGAAAACAAATGATTATGTTAAATACCTTACCCAGACTGTTGTAAAATATATTGACCAGCCGAAAGAAGAACGCCGGAAGATGAAGCAGGCGAAAAAAGAAGCAGAAGCTACCTTTTTGTTCAGGTGGTTTGGTATCCTGCCGTTCATGTTAATGTCGAGCATAAAAAAGAAAAAGAAGAGATAATTTGAAAACCCGGCTAAATCGATAGCCGGGTTTGTTTTTGTTAAAGTGTCCAGCTCCAGCGCCTAGCCCCTCGAGTCGCTGGTCTAGCTACGGCTCCTAACTCCTCGAGACGCTTGTCTAGTGTCGCCTCCTAGAAACCCGAAACTTCAACTCCGCCGGCAGAAGCAAAAAGCGCTTCTTTGTCGGAGTCTCCAGTTTCTGCGTTTCTGGGCAGTCGGCTATACTTTTCGATTTCGGTCCTGCCAATGAAGTCAAAGAACGACTTCACTGTCAGGCCCTCCAGCGCTTGTCGGGGCTGACCAAGGCGCTGGCGCTTTTCTTAACCAGGAATTTATAAAGTTATTGAGGTGTAGATAACTCCATGAAGTTTTCTTAATCCAGCTTCAGCGGCTAACCTCTCGAATCGCATGTGCTTATTATTCTTGCATCAGGATCACTCATATAGCATTTTCGGTTAAATAAAATAATCCGCCGTTGACGATTGCGATATTGACCTTAGGTTCATATTGCTCTTGTAAGGCGGCTTTTTCGGTGTTAAAACTATCAGTTTCTTCATCCTCGTCCTCATAAAAGTGATGAAGCAATTCCAGGTCCTTCTGCCAGCGTTTTCTTGCCTCTTCAGCCCAGGTATGATCCTCTTGTTCTACCCTTGTTGTCAAAAAAGACTGGATTCTGTTTACACCACTTTTTGGCCTTATTAATGGAGAAAGTGTATAGGCATAATCCGGAATCTTTGAATTCAACGGCAGCTTCAATATTTTGTCATGAAAGTCTTCTACCATCATTCCGTTGATCAGCTGCAGACCAATCGAATGGAATACATCCCGCTTCCTGTCACATTGATACGATATTTTCACATTCAACCCTATCCAGGGAATAAGCGGTGTTTGAGTAGGAAATTGGTTGCTTTGATACAATCGGATAAACCTGGCAAGATTTTTTGTCGATGCAAAAATCTGATGAAGGCGAGGAGACCCGAAATGGATGACCTCACCTTTGATATCATCTGGTGCTTTCTGTTTATTGGTAATGAAGGTCAGCTTCATTGGATTAGGAACACCGCCTGTTTTCTCGAGGTAATGCCAGTAAAACGGGCGGTTCATCAATTCCTTATCGAGATCAACAGTTAACTGGACTGTCATATACCCCTTGTCATTCTCCATTAATTCACAGTTATTAGCTGTAAAATATCTCTCGAGAAAATTATGGATTTCCTGTTGCTGCATGCTGCTGTCCCTCCTTCATTTCCTCTGCGAACTGAATCATTGATGTCAGGTTTTCCATTTTGATCCGAATCTCACCTTCAGAATTTGATTTTCCGAAAATATCGGTCAAATGATCTTCGATATTGCCAAATTCCAATTTCGTCAGTATATCGTCAAGTTCACCGATGACTTTTTCAAACAGATTGATTTTTTCGTATAACAGTTTCAGTACATGTTCTTCTACCGTATCTTTTGTCGCGAAATTATAAATTTTAACATCTTTCTCCTGCCCAAGGCGATGTATTCTTCCGATTCTTTGTTCAAGCCTCATCGGATTCCAGGGAAGATCAAAGTTGATGATATGGCTGCAGAATTGGAGATTAATCCCTTCGCCGCCAGCCTCTGTTGCGATCAACACCTGGACATTCTTCTGGAAAAGCTCCCTCATCCAATCCTTTTTCCCGCGTTTGAATCCTCCTCGAAAAGGAACAGAAGTGATGCCATTTTGCTTCAAAAACCATTGAAGGTATAGCTGAGTGGCCCTGTATTCCGTAAAAATAATCACTTTGTCATTAATCTGCTGTATTAATTCAAGTGCTTTTTCGGCCTTAGAGTTTTTCGTAACCGCCTCAACGCGTTTTATCAGCTGGGCGATAGTATTCTGGAATCCCACCGAAGGATTTTCTTGTCTCTGAAGCATGTTCCTGAGGGTGTAGAATACAGCTTCCCTGCTGCTGCAAGCTTCCCGTTGAAGTGTCATTAACGAGAATTGACTGGAGCTAAGACCGGCTTCTGATCCTCTTAAAGATTGAACCGAATCGTACAGTGCACGTTCTTCTTCTGAGAAGTAGATAGGAATGGTCTCTACATGGCGTTTAGTCCATTCGATTCCCGTATCGGAGCGCCTGTTGCGGATCATGACTTTATTGACTAGCTCTCTAAGGTGTTCATCATCATTAACAGACCTGGCATCCTTCTTATACTTATCATAGAACACCGATTCACTGCCCAGATGTCCTGGTTTTAAGAGTGAAACGAGATTGAAAATTTCTTCAATCCGATTTTGTATCGGTGTCGCTGTCAGCAGAAGACAAAATCTTTTCTTAAGATTTTGGACAAATTCATAGTTTTTTGTTTTGTTATTTTTTAGCTTGTGAGCTTCATCAATAATGATAAGGTCATAATTTAAGTTGTTGATGATTTCCTTGTGTGGCGCCCTTTTGGCTGTGTCGATTGATGAAACGACAACATCGCATTGCTCCCATACATAACTTTTCTTTTGCGCAATAGCAGGAATATGGAATTTTGTATTAAGTTCCATGGCCCACTGCGAGACAAGGGATGCAGGAACAAGAATCAATACTTTTTTGACCAGGCCTCTGATCATGTATTCTTTCAAAATCAATCCAGCCTCGATTGTTTTCCCAAGGCCGACTTCATCGGCCAGTATTGCTTTTCCGTTCATGTTTTCAACGACTTGTTTCGCGACCTCCAGCTGATGTGGCAAAGGAGTAAGTTGAGGCAGATGCGCTGGTGCCTGAAGTCCTTCGAATTCCGGGATAATTGTATGTTTTTCTATCTCAACGGCAAGCTTATAAAGCTCCCAATTTCCCCATGGGCCGTCATTCTCATTTCTTTCAGCCATCTCGTCCTGCCAGGAAGAATCAAAGTTAATTTGAACGGTCATTTTATCCACCTCTTTTAATGTATAAATATATTGCCGAAATTGGCTCTCTAATGGTAGGATGAAGTTAGCTTTTGAATGTTTTGAAATTTGTCATTTTATAGACTTAAATAGTCAGTTTACAGACATGTAATAACGTCTAGCATGCCCAATTGTGA belongs to Mesobacillus subterraneus and includes:
- a CDS encoding DEAD/DEAH box helicase, with product MTVQINFDSSWQDEMAERNENDGPWGNWELYKLAVEIEKHTIIPEFEGLQAPAHLPQLTPLPHQLEVAKQVVENMNGKAILADEVGLGKTIEAGLILKEYMIRGLVKKVLILVPASLVSQWAMELNTKFHIPAIAQKKSYVWEQCDVVVSSIDTAKRAPHKEIINNLNYDLIIIDEAHKLKNNKTKNYEFVQNLKKRFCLLLTATPIQNRIEEIFNLVSLLKPGHLGSESVFYDKYKKDARSVNDDEHLRELVNKVMIRNRRSDTGIEWTKRHVETIPIYFSEEERALYDSVQSLRGSEAGLSSSQFSLMTLQREACSSREAVFYTLRNMLQRQENPSVGFQNTIAQLIKRVEAVTKNSKAEKALELIQQINDKVIIFTEYRATQLYLQWFLKQNGITSVPFRGGFKRGKKDWMRELFQKNVQVLIATEAGGEGINLQFCSHIINFDLPWNPMRLEQRIGRIHRLGQEKDVKIYNFATKDTVEEHVLKLLYEKINLFEKVIGELDDILTKLEFGNIEDHLTDIFGKSNSEGEIRIKMENLTSMIQFAEEMKEGQQHAATGNP